The Maylandia zebra isolate NMK-2024a linkage group LG4, Mzebra_GT3a, whole genome shotgun sequence genome includes a window with the following:
- the slc25a38a gene encoding mitochondrial glycine transporter A, whose product MELLVVHPAIKAFMCGSLSGTCSTLLFQPLDLVKTRLQTLQTGVQPGSGRVGMVSVLLSVVRTERLLGLWKGVSPSFIRTIPGVGIYFSTYYSLKQHFLQDRCPGAAEAVLLGGGARTVAGVVMLPVTVVKTRFECGRYSYGSVIGALRSVCQTEGPAALFSGLMATLLRDVPFSGIYVMFYSQTKASLPKEISTSPAAPVANFSCGVLAGVLASLITQPADVVKTHVQVNPQLKTAEAIRYIYMEYGLQGFFRGAVPRSLRRTMMAAMAWTIYEQMMAHIGLKS is encoded by the exons ATGGAACTTTTAGTG GTGCACCCGGCCATCAAAGCCTTCATGTGTGGCTCCCTCAGTGGAACCTGCTCCACGCTGCTGTTCCAGCCTCTCGACCTGGTCAAGACCCGTCTGCAGACTCTGCAGACCGGCGTGCAGCCTGG TTCGGGCAGAGTGGGGATGGTGTCGGTGCTCCTCAGTGTGGTGCGGACAGAGAGGCTGCTGGGACTCTGGAAAGGAGTTTCACCG TCCTTCATCCGGACCATCCCAGGAGTTGGGATCTACTTCAGCACCTACTACTCTCTGAAGCAGCACTTCTTACAGGACAGATGCCCAGGGGCCGCGGAGGCTGTGCTGCTGGGGGGCGGAGCCCGGACGGTGGCGGGGGTAGTGATGCTGCCGGTTACTGTCGTCAAGACACGTTTTGAA tgtggCAGGTACAGTTACGGGAGTGTGATAGGGGCTCTGCGCAGCGTGTGCCAAACTGAAGGTCCCGCGGCTCTGTTCTCCGGCCTCATGGCCACTCTCCTCAGAGACGTTCCTTTCTCCGGCATCTACGTCATGTTCTACAGCCAGACCAAAGCCTCACTCCCCAAAG AGATCAGCACGTCTCCTGCGGCTCCTGTGGCTAACTTCAGCTGCGGGGTTCTGGCTGGCGTGTTGGCCTCCCTCATCACTCAGCCTGCTGATGTGGTCAAAACACATGTCCAAGTGAATCCGCAACTCAAGACAGCAGAGGCCATCAGATACATCTATATG GAATATGGACTCCAGGGCTTCTTCAGAGGGGCCGTTCCTCGGTCTCTGAGGAGGACCATGATGGCGGCCATGGCGTGGACCATTTATGAACAAATGATGGCGCACATTGGGCTGAAGTCCTGA